A part of Escherichia marmotae genomic DNA contains:
- the metJ gene encoding met regulon transcriptional regulator MetJ: MAEWSGEYISPYAEHGKKSEQVKKITVSIPLKVLKILTDERTRRQVNNLRHATNSELLCEAFLHAFTGQPLPDDADLRKERSDEIPEAAKEIMREMGINPETWEY, encoded by the coding sequence ATGGCTGAATGGAGCGGCGAATATATCAGCCCATACGCTGAGCACGGCAAGAAGAGTGAACAAGTCAAAAAGATTACGGTTTCCATTCCTCTTAAGGTGTTAAAAATCCTCACCGATGAGCGCACGCGTCGTCAGGTGAATAACCTGCGTCACGCTACCAACAGCGAACTGCTGTGTGAAGCGTTTCTGCATGCCTTTACCGGGCAACCGCTGCCGGATGATGCCGATCTGCGTAAAGAGCGCAGCGACGAAATCCCGGAAGCGGCAAAAGAGATCATGCGTGAGATGGGGATTAACCCGGAGACGTGGGAATACTAA
- the metL gene encoding bifunctional aspartate kinase/homoserine dehydrogenase II has translation MSVIAQAGAKGRQLHKFGGSSLADVKCYLRVAGIMAEYSQPDDMMVVSAAGSTTNQLINWLKLSQTDRLSAHQVQQTLRRYQCDLISGLLPAEEADSLISAFVSDLERLAAQLDSGITDAVYAEVVGHGEVWSARLMSAVLNQQGLPAAWLDAREFLRAERAAQPQVDEGLSYPLLQQLLVQHPGKRLVVTGFISRNNAGETVLLGRNGSDYSATQIGALAGVSRVTIWSDVAGVYSADPRKVKDACLLPLLRLDEASELARLAAPVLHARTLQPVSGSEIDLQLRCSYTPDQGSTRIERVLASGTGARIVTSHDDVCLIEFQVPTRQDFKLAHKEIDQILKRAQVRPLAVGVHNDRQLLQFCYTSEVADSALKILDEAGLPGELRLRQGLALVAMVGAGVTRNPLHCHRFWQQLKGQLVEFTWQSDDGISLVAVLRTGPTESLIQGLHQSVFRAEKRIGLVLFGKGNIGSRWLELFSREQSTLSARTGFEFVLAGVVDSRRSLLSYDGLDASRALAFFNDEAVEQDEESLFLWMRAHPYDDLVVLDVTASQQLADQYLDFASHGFHVISANKLAGASDSNKYRQIHDAFEKTGRHWLYNATVGAGLPINHTVRDLIDSGDTILSISGIFSGTLSWLFLQFDGSVPFTELVDQAWQQGLTEPDPRDDLSGKDVMRKLVILAREAGYNIEPDQVRVESLVPAHCEGGSIDHFFENGDELNEQMVQRLEAAREMGLVLRYVARFDANGKARVGVEAVREDHPLASLLPCDNVFAIESRWYRDNPLVIRGPGAGRDVTAGAIQSDINRLAQLL, from the coding sequence ATGAGTGTGATTGCGCAGGCAGGGGCGAAAGGTCGTCAACTGCATAAATTTGGTGGCAGTAGTCTGGCTGATGTGAAGTGTTATTTGCGTGTTGCGGGCATTATGGCGGAGTACTCTCAGCCCGACGATATGATGGTGGTTTCCGCCGCGGGTAGCACCACTAACCAGTTGATTAACTGGTTGAAACTAAGCCAGACCGATCGTCTCTCTGCGCATCAGGTTCAACAAACGCTACGTCGTTATCAGTGCGATCTGATTAGCGGCCTGTTACCCGCCGAAGAAGCCGATAGCCTCATCAGCGCCTTTGTCAGCGATCTGGAACGTCTGGCGGCGCAGCTCGACAGCGGTATCACCGACGCAGTATATGCGGAAGTGGTAGGCCACGGTGAAGTGTGGTCGGCGCGTTTGATGTCCGCGGTGCTTAACCAACAAGGACTGCCTGCGGCTTGGCTCGATGCCCGTGAATTTTTACGCGCTGAACGCGCCGCACAACCGCAGGTTGATGAAGGCCTGTCTTATCCGTTGCTGCAACAATTGCTGGTGCAGCATCCGGGCAAACGTCTGGTTGTGACCGGGTTTATCAGCCGTAACAACGCCGGTGAAACGGTACTGCTGGGGCGTAACGGTTCCGACTATTCCGCCACCCAAATCGGTGCGCTGGCGGGTGTTTCCCGCGTAACTATCTGGAGCGATGTCGCCGGGGTATACAGCGCCGACCCGCGCAAAGTGAAAGATGCCTGTCTGCTGCCATTGCTGCGTCTTGATGAAGCCAGCGAACTGGCGCGTCTGGCAGCCCCTGTTCTCCACGCCCGTACCTTACAGCCCGTTTCTGGTAGCGAAATCGACCTGCAACTGCGCTGTAGCTATACGCCGGATCAAGGTTCTACGCGTATTGAACGTGTACTGGCTTCCGGCACTGGTGCGCGAATTGTCACCAGCCACGACGATGTCTGTTTGATTGAGTTTCAGGTGCCAACCCGCCAGGATTTCAAACTGGCACATAAAGAAATCGACCAGATTTTGAAACGTGCTCAGGTGCGTCCGCTGGCAGTTGGCGTGCATAACGATCGCCAGTTGCTGCAATTTTGCTACACCTCCGAAGTGGCTGATAGCGCCCTGAAAATTCTCGATGAAGCAGGATTGCCAGGCGAACTGCGTCTGCGTCAGGGGCTGGCGTTGGTAGCGATGGTAGGCGCAGGTGTCACCCGTAACCCACTGCATTGCCACCGTTTCTGGCAGCAACTGAAAGGTCAGCTGGTCGAATTTACCTGGCAGTCGGATGACGGTATCAGTCTGGTGGCAGTACTACGCACCGGCCCGACCGAAAGCCTTATTCAGGGACTGCATCAGTCCGTCTTCCGCGCGGAAAAACGCATCGGCCTGGTCCTGTTCGGTAAGGGCAATATCGGTTCGCGTTGGCTGGAACTGTTCTCTCGTGAGCAAAGTACGCTCTCGGCGCGTACCGGATTTGAGTTTGTGCTGGCAGGCGTGGTGGACAGCCGCCGCAGCCTGTTGAGCTATGATGGCCTGGACGCCAGCCGCGCGTTAGCCTTCTTCAATGATGAAGCCGTCGAGCAGGATGAAGAGTCGCTGTTCCTGTGGATGCGCGCCCATCCGTATGATGATTTAGTGGTGCTGGACGTTACCGCCAGTCAGCAGCTTGCTGACCAGTATCTCGATTTCGCCAGTCACGGTTTCCACGTTATCAGCGCCAACAAACTGGCGGGAGCCAGCGACAGCAACAAATATCGCCAGATCCACGACGCTTTCGAAAAGACCGGACGTCACTGGTTGTATAACGCCACCGTCGGCGCGGGCTTGCCGATCAACCACACTGTGCGCGATCTGATCGACAGCGGCGACACTATTTTGTCGATCAGCGGGATCTTCTCCGGCACGCTCTCCTGGCTGTTCCTGCAATTCGACGGCAGCGTGCCGTTTACCGAACTGGTGGATCAGGCGTGGCAACAGGGCTTAACCGAGCCTGACCCGCGTGATGACCTTTCCGGTAAAGACGTGATGCGCAAACTGGTGATTCTGGCGCGTGAAGCGGGTTACAACATTGAACCGGACCAGGTGCGCGTGGAGTCGCTGGTGCCAGCACATTGTGAAGGCGGCAGCATCGATCACTTCTTTGAAAACGGCGATGAACTGAATGAGCAGATGGTGCAACGACTGGAAGCCGCCCGCGAAATGGGGCTGGTGCTGCGCTACGTGGCGCGTTTCGATGCCAATGGCAAAGCGCGTGTTGGTGTAGAAGCGGTGCGTGAAGACCATCCGCTGGCATCACTGCTGCCGTGCGATAACGTCTTTGCCATCGAAAGCCGCTGGTATCGCGATAACCCGCTGGTGATCCGTGGGCCAGGCGCTGGGCGCGACGTCACCGCCGGGGCGATTCAGTCAGATATTAACCGCCTGGCGCAGTTGTTGTAA
- the metF gene encoding methylenetetrahydrofolate reductase, whose amino-acid sequence MSFFHASQRDALNQSLAEVQGQINVSFEFFPPRTSEMEQTLWNSIDRLSSLKPKFVSVTYGANSGERDRTHSIIKGIKERTGLEAAPHLTCIDATPDELRTIARDYWNNGIRHIVALRGDLPSGSGKPEMYASDLVELLKEVADFDISVAAYPEVHPEAKSAQADLLNLRRKVDAGANRAITQFFFDVESYLRFRDRCVSAGIDVEIIPGILPVSNFKQAKKFADMTNVRIPAWMAQMFDGLDDDAETRKLVGANIAMDMVKILSREGVKDFHFYTLNRAEMSYAICHTLGVRPGL is encoded by the coding sequence ATGAGCTTTTTTCACGCCAGCCAGCGGGATGCCCTGAATCAGAGTCTGGCAGAAGTCCAGGGGCAGATTAACGTTTCGTTCGAGTTTTTCCCGCCGCGTACCAGTGAAATGGAGCAGACCCTGTGGAACTCCATCGATCGTCTTAGCAGCCTGAAACCAAAATTTGTTTCGGTGACCTATGGTGCGAACTCCGGCGAGCGCGACCGCACGCACAGTATTATTAAAGGTATTAAAGAGCGTACTGGTCTGGAAGCTGCACCGCATCTTACCTGCATTGATGCGACTCCCGACGAGCTGCGCACCATCGCCCGTGACTACTGGAATAACGGTATTCGCCATATCGTGGCGCTGCGTGGTGACCTGCCGTCGGGAAGCGGTAAGCCGGAAATGTATGCTTCTGACCTGGTGGAGCTGTTAAAAGAAGTCGCGGATTTCGATATTTCAGTAGCGGCGTATCCGGAAGTTCACCCGGAAGCGAAAAGCGCCCAGGCGGATTTACTCAACCTGAGACGCAAAGTGGATGCTGGAGCCAACCGCGCTATCACTCAATTCTTCTTTGATGTCGAAAGCTACCTGCGCTTTCGCGACCGTTGTGTCTCTGCGGGGATTGATGTGGAAATTATTCCGGGCATTTTGCCGGTCTCTAACTTTAAACAGGCGAAGAAATTTGCCGACATGACTAACGTGCGCATTCCGGCGTGGATGGCACAAATGTTTGACGGCCTGGATGACGACGCCGAAACCCGTAAACTGGTGGGTGCAAATATCGCGATGGATATGGTGAAAATTTTAAGCCGTGAAGGGGTAAAAGATTTCCACTTCTATACTCTGAACCGCGCTGAAATGAGTTACGCGATTTGCCATACGCTGGGTGTTAGACCGGGTTTATAA
- the metB gene encoding cystathionine gamma-synthase — MTRKQATIAVRSGLNDDEQYGCVVPPIHLSSTYNFTGFNEPRAHDYSRRGNPTRDVVQRALAELEGGAGAVLTNTGMSAIHLVTTVFLKPGDLLVAPHDCYGGSYRLFDSLAKRGCYRVLFVDQGDEQALQAALAEKPKLVLVESPSNPLLRVVDIAKICHLAREVGAVSVVDNTFLSPALQNPLALGADLVLHSCTKYLNGHSDVVAGVVIAKDPDVVTELAWWANNIGVTGGAFDSYLLLRGLRTLVPRMDLAQRNAQAIVKYLQTQPLVKKLYHPSLPENQGHEIAVRQQKGFGAMLSFELDGDEQMLRRFLGGLSLFTLAESLGGVESLISHAATMTHAGMAPEARAAAGISETLLRISTGIEDGEDLIADLENGFRAANKG; from the coding sequence ATGACGCGTAAACAGGCCACCATCGCAGTGCGTAGCGGGTTAAATGACGACGAACAGTATGGTTGCGTTGTCCCACCGATCCATCTTTCCAGCACCTATAATTTTACCGGATTTAATGAACCGCGTGCGCATGATTACTCGCGTCGCGGCAACCCGACGCGCGATGTCGTGCAGCGTGCGCTGGCAGAACTGGAAGGTGGCGCTGGCGCGGTGCTTACTAATACCGGCATGTCAGCCATCCATCTGGTGACTACCGTCTTTTTGAAGCCGGGCGATCTGTTGGTTGCGCCGCACGATTGTTACGGCGGCAGCTATCGTCTGTTCGACAGTCTGGCGAAACGTGGTTGTTATCGCGTGCTGTTTGTTGATCAAGGTGATGAGCAGGCATTACAAGCGGCACTGGCAGAAAAGCCCAAACTGGTGTTGGTAGAAAGCCCCAGTAATCCATTGTTACGCGTCGTGGATATTGCGAAAATCTGCCATCTGGCAAGGGAAGTTGGGGCGGTGAGCGTGGTGGATAACACCTTCTTAAGCCCGGCATTACAAAATCCGCTGGCATTGGGTGCCGATCTGGTGTTGCATTCATGTACGAAATATCTGAATGGCCACTCTGACGTAGTGGCTGGCGTGGTGATTGCTAAAGATCCGGATGTGGTCACCGAACTGGCCTGGTGGGCAAACAATATTGGCGTGACGGGTGGTGCGTTTGACAGTTATTTGTTGCTGCGTGGTCTGCGAACTCTGGTTCCGCGTATGGACCTGGCTCAGCGCAACGCGCAGGCGATTGTGAAATATCTGCAAACCCAACCGCTGGTGAAAAAACTTTATCACCCGTCGCTGCCGGAAAATCAGGGGCATGAAATTGCCGTGCGTCAGCAAAAAGGCTTTGGCGCAATGTTGAGTTTTGAACTGGATGGTGATGAGCAGATGCTGCGTCGCTTCCTGGGCGGGCTGTCGTTATTTACGCTGGCGGAATCATTAGGGGGAGTGGAAAGTTTAATCTCTCACGCCGCAACCATGACCCACGCAGGCATGGCACCAGAAGCGCGTGCTGCCGCCGGGATCTCCGAGACGCTGTTGCGTATCTCCACCGGTATTGAAGATGGCGAAGATTTAATTGCCGACCTGGAAAATGGCTTCCGGGCTGCAAACAAGGGGTAA